The Amblyomma americanum isolate KBUSLIRL-KWMA chromosome 5, ASM5285725v1, whole genome shotgun sequence genome window below encodes:
- the LOC144133198 gene encoding uridine diphosphate glucose pyrophosphatase NUDT14-like translates to MTSCAIGAMVSGGRLWWRAAAVWPRSINSLGACVTLNIHYVSRRSIFATRVVMDKIEDIRVTELKNSAYIKPTRLLFKQNGKERIWDLMKSHDSVAAVIHNKTRDVLVFVRQFRPAVYYGRIPAHELASGAPIDTRKYPGNLGVTLELCAGIIDNEKLTPAETMREEMLEECGYNVPLANIQKVTSFRAGVGILGAKQELFFVEVTDDMKKTAGGGLDEQGEMIDVVELTRAEAKKMLFDESIMRPAALLFGITWFLEVKSKQ, encoded by the exons ATGACGTCATGCGCGATTGGTGCGATGGTTAGCGGAGGTCGATTGTGGTGGCGGGCTGCAGCAGTTTGGCCGCGGTCCATCAATTCTTTAGGTGCGTGCGTTACTTTAAACATACATTACGTGAGTAGGCGTTCCATTTTCGCTACAAGAGTAGTCATGGATAAGATCGAGGACATCCGAGTCACGGAATTGAAGAATTCTGCGTACATCAAGCCTACGCGACTCCTTTTCAAGCAG AACGGAAAAGAGAGAATATGGGATCTTATGAAGAGCCACGACAG CGTGGCGGCTGTTATTCACAACAAGACCAGGGACGTCCTCGTGTTCGTCAGGCAGTTTCGTCCAG CGGTATACTATGGTCGGATCCCGGCGCATGAGTTGGCTTCGGGCGCCCCCATCGACACGCGCAAATATCCGGGCAACTTGGGTGTTACGCTTGAGCTGTGTGCGGGCATCATTGACAACGAGAAACTGACACCTGCTGAGACCATGCGAGAGGAGATGCTTGAAGAGTGCGGATACAATGTGCCGTTGGCCAACATACAAAAGGTCACCTCATTTAG gGCTGGTGTTGGGATTCTAGGTGCAAAGCAGGAGCTGTTTTTTGTTGAAGTGACTGATGACATGAAGAAAACTGCTGGCGGGGGTCTTGACGAGCAAGGCGAGATGATTGATGTCGTTGAGCTGACAAGAGCTGAAGCCAAGAAAATGCTGTTTGACGAGAGCATTATGAGGCCCGCAGCATTGCTCTTTGGCATTACCTGGTTCTTAGAGGTCAAGTCAAAGCAGTAG